A region from the Palaemon carinicauda isolate YSFRI2023 chromosome 9, ASM3689809v2, whole genome shotgun sequence genome encodes:
- the LOC137646582 gene encoding zinc finger BED domain-containing protein 5-like: MDLWLKTGSLTKKKTEFQINNRDSTSLKEERNDANSATQLKLLEAGADAMDEGNTADKPKQYRCVGYHCRAQANTPRNSQKEAKKEASSFFIPGENAKATESSYKVSLLIAKTGKAHSIGETLVKPAAKIMTEIILGEKASKEINKIPLSNDTVKKRITSMAENVKVQLVSQLQQREAIFNVANDFIVQNELSWSRCVGISTDGATAMTGKLRGLVSRVQSIVPQEELDSDTTQAFKAHLQGLHSELGKYFEEPDPSFEFIRNPFVTDKVDIEKVSVNLSSKEADNLVEIATRGTLKTLFRERSLANFWAQVQPEYPGLAEIALKHLTPFPTTYNCEIGFSTLVDLKTKKRNRISVEPDM; the protein is encoded by the exons ATGGATCTGTGGCTCAAGACAGGCTCACTtacaaagaaaaaaactgaattccAGATCAACAACCGAGACAGCACTAGCCTTAAAGAAGAAAGAAACGATGCCAACAGTGCAACTCAGCTCAAGCTACTCGAGGCAGGCGCAGACGCCATGGACGAAGGGAACACCGCTGACAAACCAAAGCAGTACAGATGCGTCGGTTACCACTGTAGAGCACAAGCAAACACACCAAGAAACAGCCAAAAAGAAGC aaaaaaggaagcttcatctttttttatacCTGGAGAAAATGCAAAGGCCACTGAATCTTCATACAAAGTGTCGTTATTAATTGCAAAAACAGGAAAGGCGCATTCCATAGGCGAGACTTTGGTCAAACCAGCAGCCAAGATAATGACAGAGATCATACTTGGAGAAAAGGCtagtaaagaaataaacaagataCCTTTGTCCAACGACACTGTCAAGAAAAGGATAACGTCAATGGCTGAAAATGTGAAAGTTCAGCTGGTGTCACAATTACAGCAGA GAGAGGCTATCTTTAATGTAGCAAACGATTTTATTGTCCAAAATGAACTCTCCTGGTCGCGATGTGTTGGAATCAGCACAGATGGTGCAACTGCGATGACTGGTAAACTAAGGGGCCTAGTGAGTCGGGTACAAAGCATTGTACCACAG GAAGAGCTAGATAGTGACACAACACAAGCTTTCAAAGCCCATCTGCAAGGCCTTCACtcagagttaggaaaatattttgaagaaccagACCCAAGCTTTGAGTTTATTAGAAATCCATTTGTTACAGATAAAGTAGATATAGAAAAGGTCAGTGTCAACCTGTCATCAAAAGAGGCTGATAATCTTGTCGAGATTGCAACAAGAGGGACACTGAAGACCCTATTCAGGGAAAGAAGTTTggccaatttttgggctcaagtccagCCAGAGTACCCTGGACTTGCAGAAATTGCTTTGAAACACTTGACGCCGTTCCCAACAACGTACAACTGTGAAATTGGATTTTCTACACTGGTTGATCTTAAAACGAAGAAGCGCAACCGAATCAGTGTCGAACCCGACATGTGA